A region of Acidobacteriota bacterium DNA encodes the following proteins:
- a CDS encoding response regulator, producing MATKILFVDDDSDLAERLGAVLRHHGYDVTLASSARDGLRTALALKPDVIILDVSMETDTAGFEFVGQLRSQRAGSRYREIRATPVVLLTAINQVTNSRFSLDDRQSFLPDVSAVLTKPVRIETLLARLGDALGREGPTA from the coding sequence ATGGCCACCAAGATCCTGTTCGTGGACGACGATAGCGACCTGGCGGAGAGGCTGGGCGCCGTACTGCGCCATCACGGCTACGACGTGACGCTGGCCTCCTCGGCCCGGGACGGGCTGCGGACCGCGCTCGCCCTCAAACCCGACGTGATCATCCTCGACGTCTCGATGGAAACCGACACGGCGGGCTTCGAGTTCGTGGGCCAGCTGCGCAGCCAGCGGGCCGGTTCCAGGTACCGCGAGATCCGCGCGACGCCGGTCGTCCTGCTGACGGCCATCAACCAGGTGACCAATTCCCGGTTCTCGCTCGACGACCGCCAGAGCTTCCTGCCGGACGTGAGCGCGGTGCTCACCAAGCCGGTGAGGATCGAGACGCTGCTGGCGCGACTCGGCGACGCGCTCGGGCGGGAAGGGCCCACCGCGTGA
- a CDS encoding cache domain-containing protein: MRRVLVSLQSKLLLSLFTIVGIAGAGMALLGQAIIEKNIINQAYDEVGQSLGMYGELYANRLTIKDRLIATVASYPQFRADVRNRDKERIFRVIAELLSESTFDILNVTDERGRVLVRSKGPDVTGDDVSDDPYVRQVLEVGRPVSGFDVMDHASLLREAPEIASRARISVVPTDRARSSEERTETRGLFLKSACPIRFNGRLVGVIYGALLLNNDASLPDLARSLVFGDEQVNGHDIGTVTLFLGDVRISTNVRDSSGRRAIGTRVSSEVYQRVFEDGAEWRDKAFVVDRWFIAAYRPVRDLDQQIVGIMYTGILEEKFRGIQRQAAGSLAVLIGLLSLASFGLSSFLVHVIIRPVTDLVKASREISAGRRVRVEIRSDDEMGRLSRAFNMMLDALEAKERQAAEDLEMQIQQTEKLASVGRLASGIAHEINNPLTGVLTYSDALLEELEGTEHADDLRVIRAETMRCRQIVRGLLDFARETTLEQTQTNLNRVIEESLAILEKHVAFQNIRIVRQLETRLPEIYGDVNQLKSVVNNLAMNAADAMPEGGLITVTTETASDGASVVMRVRDAGHGIRPEDLSRVFDPFFTTKETGRGTGLGLSVTYGIVKRHNGNITVSSQVDQGTTFEVRLPIGMPDEDV; encoded by the coding sequence ATGAGGAGGGTCCTCGTCTCGCTGCAGAGCAAGCTCCTGCTGAGCCTGTTCACCATTGTCGGCATCGCGGGTGCCGGGATGGCGCTGCTGGGCCAGGCGATCATCGAGAAGAACATCATCAACCAGGCGTACGACGAGGTCGGCCAGTCGCTGGGGATGTACGGCGAGCTCTACGCGAACCGGCTGACGATCAAGGACCGGCTGATCGCCACCGTCGCGTCCTACCCGCAGTTCCGGGCCGACGTGCGGAACCGCGACAAGGAGCGCATCTTCCGGGTCATCGCGGAACTGCTGAGCGAGAGCACCTTCGACATCCTGAACGTGACCGACGAGCGGGGCCGCGTGCTCGTCCGCTCGAAGGGGCCCGACGTGACCGGCGACGACGTCAGCGACGACCCGTACGTCCGCCAGGTGCTGGAGGTCGGCAGGCCGGTGTCCGGGTTCGACGTCATGGACCACGCCAGCCTGCTCCGCGAGGCGCCGGAGATCGCCTCTCGGGCGAGGATCAGCGTGGTGCCGACCGATCGCGCGCGGTCCTCCGAGGAGCGGACCGAGACGCGCGGCCTGTTCCTGAAGTCGGCGTGCCCGATCCGCTTCAACGGCAGGCTGGTGGGCGTCATCTACGGTGCGCTGCTGCTCAACAACGACGCGAGCCTGCCGGACCTGGCCCGTTCGCTCGTCTTCGGCGACGAGCAGGTGAACGGGCACGACATCGGTACGGTCACGCTCTTCCTCGGCGACGTCCGCATCTCGACCAACGTCCGCGACAGCAGCGGCCGCCGGGCGATCGGCACCCGCGTCTCGAGCGAGGTGTACCAGCGGGTGTTCGAGGACGGGGCGGAGTGGCGCGACAAGGCGTTCGTGGTGGACCGGTGGTTCATCGCCGCCTACAGGCCGGTGCGGGACCTCGACCAGCAGATCGTCGGCATCATGTACACCGGGATCCTCGAGGAGAAGTTCCGCGGGATCCAGCGGCAGGCCGCCGGGTCGCTGGCGGTGCTCATCGGGCTGCTGTCGCTGGCGTCGTTCGGCCTGTCGTCCTTCCTGGTGCACGTCATCATCAGGCCCGTCACCGACCTGGTGAAGGCGTCGCGTGAGATCAGCGCCGGGCGGCGCGTGCGTGTCGAGATCCGTTCCGACGACGAGATGGGCCGGCTGAGCCGGGCGTTCAACATGATGCTGGACGCGCTCGAGGCCAAGGAGCGTCAGGCGGCCGAGGACCTGGAGATGCAGATCCAGCAGACGGAGAAGCTGGCGTCGGTCGGGCGGCTGGCCTCCGGCATCGCGCACGAGATCAACAACCCGCTCACGGGCGTGCTCACCTACAGCGACGCGCTGCTCGAGGAACTCGAAGGCACGGAGCACGCCGACGACCTGAGGGTGATCAGGGCCGAGACGATGCGGTGCCGCCAGATCGTGCGCGGCCTGCTCGACTTCGCCCGCGAGACCACGCTCGAGCAGACGCAGACGAATCTCAACCGGGTGATCGAGGAGTCGCTGGCGATTCTCGAGAAGCACGTCGCCTTCCAGAACATCCGCATCGTCCGCCAGCTCGAGACCCGGCTGCCGGAGATCTACGGCGACGTGAACCAGCTGAAGTCGGTGGTCAACAACCTGGCGATGAACGCCGCCGACGCCATGCCCGAAGGCGGGCTGATCACCGTCACCACCGAGACCGCTTCCGACGGCGCGTCCGTCGTCATGCGGGTCCGCGACGCCGGCCACGGCATCAGGCCGGAGGACCTGAGCCGCGTGTTCGATCCCTTCTTCACCACGAAGGAGACGGGGAGGGGCACGGGGCTGGGGCTCTCGGTCACCTACGGCATCGTGAAGCGGCACAACGGCAACATCACCGTCTCGAGCCAGGTGGACCAGGGTACGACCTTCGAGGTCCGCCTGCCGATCGGCATGCCCGACGAGGACGTATGA
- a CDS encoding response regulator, with protein MKTAPRLLIIDDEEIVISSCHRVLRKSGYEIESARSGEEGLQKAAATKYDVIVTDLKMPGIDGLEVLRRLKAADRQQVVVVFTGFANVSTARESLKLGAFDYVPKPFTAQELRDVVANALESAHHASSAKMLDLLAIVAHEFKSPVAVVHTTAETMYQGYFGHLTPEQQRSLATVLRNCQYLEDILRSYVDLTRMELDQLEFTPQAIDLAADVVEPILTTPEYQENLKQMRLVAHCEPVPAVKGDVNLLKIVVNNLVNNAIKYGAPGTDIRIDVGPEDGRVRLSVHNQGPGIPPEAIATRLFTRFGRLKQKGTEGVKGSGLGLYICKKIVDMHGGTIGVTSEPGRFARFDVALDCA; from the coding sequence ATGAAGACCGCACCGAGGCTTCTCATCATCGATGACGAGGAGATCGTCATCAGCAGCTGTCATCGGGTTCTCCGGAAGAGCGGCTACGAGATCGAGAGCGCGCGCTCCGGCGAGGAGGGGCTTCAGAAGGCGGCCGCGACGAAGTACGACGTGATCGTCACCGACCTGAAGATGCCCGGCATCGACGGGCTCGAGGTGCTCCGCCGCCTGAAGGCGGCCGACCGGCAGCAGGTGGTCGTCGTCTTCACGGGATTCGCAAACGTCAGCACCGCGCGCGAGTCGCTGAAGCTGGGGGCGTTCGACTACGTGCCGAAGCCGTTCACGGCGCAGGAGCTCCGCGACGTCGTCGCCAATGCGCTCGAGAGCGCCCACCACGCGAGCTCGGCGAAGATGCTCGACCTGCTGGCGATCGTCGCGCACGAGTTCAAGAGCCCGGTGGCGGTGGTGCACACGACCGCCGAGACGATGTACCAGGGGTACTTCGGCCACCTGACGCCCGAGCAGCAGCGCAGCCTCGCGACGGTCCTGCGGAACTGCCAGTACCTCGAGGACATCCTGCGCTCCTACGTCGATCTGACGCGGATGGAGCTCGACCAGCTCGAGTTCACGCCGCAGGCGATCGACCTCGCCGCGGACGTGGTCGAGCCCATCCTCACGACGCCCGAGTACCAGGAGAACCTGAAGCAGATGCGCCTCGTGGCGCACTGCGAGCCCGTGCCCGCGGTCAAGGGCGACGTGAACCTGCTGAAGATCGTCGTCAACAACCTGGTGAACAACGCCATCAAGTACGGCGCGCCAGGGACCGACATCCGCATCGACGTCGGGCCGGAGGACGGCCGGGTGAGGCTCTCGGTCCACAACCAGGGCCCGGGCATCCCGCCCGAGGCCATCGCGACACGCCTGTTCACCCGCTTCGGCCGCCTGAAGCAGAAAGGCACGGAGGGCGTGAAGGGTTCCGGCCTGGGCCTCTACATCTGCAAGAAGATCGTGGACATGCACGGGGGCACCATCGGCGTGACCTCGGAGCCCGGCAGGTTCGCGCGGTTCGACGTCGCGCT